Proteins encoded together in one Macadamia integrifolia cultivar HAES 741 chromosome 8, SCU_Mint_v3, whole genome shotgun sequence window:
- the LOC122085631 gene encoding protein RESPONSE TO ABA AND SALT 1-like, whose translation MAYHTTGRTSNIVSRFESFYEGWLVRQEHYLDELLSAQNNPCDSARREEELRELITRVLSHYQQYFEEKSTVANADVFLLFSPAWFSPFERTFLWIAGFKPGMIVRLVENSVKDMSEEQKQRLDMVRAETKAQEKQLSDELARVQESLAAPPLLELMRRGRRLVDGELRQTDRVLEILSSSMETLVGNADFLRLATVKEVTDLLNPFQTVKFLASVTQLQLRVRTWGRQREAERPRRVQ comes from the coding sequence ATGGCTTACCATACTACTGGGAGGACTAGCAATATTGTGAGTCGCTTCGAGAGCTTTTATGAAGGGTGGTTAGTGCGACAAGAGCACTACCTCGACGAGCTTCTCTCAGCTCAAAACAACCCTTGTGATAGTGCACGAAGAGAAGAAGAGTTAAGAGAACTCATCACCCGAGTCCTCTCTCACTACCAACAATACTTCGAAGAGAAATCCACGGTGGCCAACGCTGACGTGTTTCTACTCTTCTCGCCCGCCTGGTTCAGTCCCTTTGAGCGCACGTTCCTTTGGATCGCCGGGTTCAAACCCGGTATGATTGTTCGACTCGTTGAAAATTCGGTTAAGGACATGTCTGAGGAGCAAAAGCAGCGATTGGATATGGTGAGAGCGGAGACGAAGGCGCAGGAAAAGCAACTGTCGGATGAGCTCGCTCGAGTGCAAGAGTCGTTGGCGGCGCCACCACTTTTGGAATTGATGAGACGGGGGAGGAGGTTAGTAGATGGGGAGCTGAGACAGACGGACCGAGTTCTTGAAATACTGAGTTCGTCAATGGAGACTTTGGTGGGGAATGCTGACTTTCTGAGGCTGGCAACTGTGAAGGAAGTTACTGATCTACTGAACCCATTTCAGACTGTGAAGTTCTTAGCTTCTGTTACTCAACTTCAGCTTAGAGTTCGAACATGGGGTAGACAGAGAGAAGCTGAGAGGCCCAGGCGAGTCCAGTGA